In a single window of the Porites lutea chromosome 14, jaPorLute2.1, whole genome shotgun sequence genome:
- the LOC140924803 gene encoding uncharacterized protein — protein MHRNCFLLAPDETTLSVVHRTLKMFRNSQSDPLWSKIDPLRAQIDPLWSQTRGTLARLQKQNTNKMSYSLEKSKKAGSLLRVVSSPEQYVCFFNFNFGLFSYLLSFSYRFYLPYFLDLANCVSDQAEFCSREGMRAIVKKYLYPVHKNKLDLRDLFTYIPFPNLLLSSLYLGLFSNLLSFSYRFYLPYVLDLSKCVKVTEFCSQEGMRAIAVLRNSNTKYDNLICHKLVCTFHKNKLASRKLFLYIPVLNLQFSLNFTESVKYKYRMKFIDVLETLCDKSQHMVSLHLTKGDGGRDVYVTYLHQVDLHENNWRKTVRQRERGYKAYKSRSREPSRINLKKILKSMKKRVLRRTRKLTLRNLSPPSSRLRSIAANYKTYYMMHKYRNDCFFSKFYCKRRNIKVVCLSTSAKNKEIKNSSFDKISSSGRKILKRYPIISYSNSFLFQRESKLHVSLRSSLLQDIFRVARRKLLISGDIELNPGPTQLPFALLTQRLRTIGLRPLDVGGDGDCFFKAVSHQLCGTPDCHFAIRDAGIQYLKEHPEEFIESNVANSWLGYLNTMSMQGTWCDGLIVQAVANALGITLHIIESHQNFTERTIIEPAVTLQGEQRTIYLGHINEVHYVSTVPDVPELFRTQITNSCSTSIHESKSSSAIEYHKNDYFRTYMRKRRANENDECRETRLSKQRKYKQQRRSVQKKSTAEELAQSKNTQKRNANQNSDCGEKRLSKQCKYTKQRQTEQRKTTAEGLAQPKNTQRFIAAQNKHTSGALPQSKNLQQPIFAEKNDTEERLHENKQYERSIDNLISNFHTIVSKGPLYICTCCDQLWYKHSVSLADNFKLSNPNVSECLLNKTSVDNKEWLCNTCKMHLKKNKVPPFAAVNGMQFQTKPPFLDLNELEWRLLAPRLAFVKLMQAPRGNQLKINGNIVNVPADVSSTVNLLPRLENETGTIKVQLKRKLQYKSFALSLNVRPHKVVQAADWLITNSDLYKEEGITVNCDWQSNFVENISRTQDKPHNKSLENSENVITCNSENKTADNQLSCINENNWSEDEDEIPAGVTDTMLTATDFLDENERENILNVAPAEGSTPLSIFRDKFSEELAYPGIFLGQKRTENDKRLVPVHYSDICKSELRRSDRRAAMCVENIFFKAKKLQMKILLGKSQIAMRKCKGLNSSLTAGHLKKQGALEKLVHLDEGFKFLRALRGSPPYFETAKKDLFAMIRQLGPATLFCSFSSAETQWIHLLKILGKLVDGKEYSDNELVNLNWEQKCRLIQSDPVTCARHFDYQFNQFLSTFLMSNVSPLGSISDWFYRVEYQQRGSPHIHMLLWIKNAPIFGIDDDNEVISFIDSIITCQKPSGNLNLITLVNRQIHRHSHSCRKRKKNECRFNYPQPPMETTQILHPLDKDIEPHLLKNYKEMWTRIKKELNDLKEGQSITFNELLSHLNVTEEDYLLALRSSLNSPTVFLKRKPNELRINNYNAPCLSAWRANMDIQFILDVYACAVYIVSYISKAQKGMSELLRKACDEAKNGNASIKQQVRDIGNKFLNSVEISAQEAVYLVLQIPMKKSSRQVIFIPTAPPDERVDLLKSMNEIEMMEDDCEDIHTGGLLKRYTERPHNFTNVTLADWAAWYDSYRKPYRKKTRKFDADSLLQEHTIDEKNSDDDSENNNEDADKSKKRSKARIIRSVWFNKETNPEKHYRELIMLFSPWRNEKTDLIRNCSTFEERFCLLKEEISKQMTQYAFFSQQLDEIQKHLKDVDDNSFDTIAPNTQHTELQDQTEGLNDLHPDFNETYDLSEDIGITPNTANDDVLILNELPDQEYRQMVQKLNKQQKEFFYHILHLIKTSDKPFYSFLSGGAGVGKSWLVKALYQAALKYYNHNAGEDFHDIKVLLLAPTGKASYNIKGNTIHSALAIPANQSLKNYKPLDSSRLNTLRCKLGKLKLIFVDEISMVGNCMFNIQINCRLKDIKGSKDDFGGVSIIAIGDLFQLKPVMDGYIFNDIEDLQYGVLLPNLWKEHFKMFELHEIMRQRESKAFAEILNRLREGNHTNDDLLKVKDRLITPNSSTYPSDAPHLFIQNKKVNEFNEKVHNASLNKKFNVKAQDSVVGANSLELRRKIMNQIPNDPRKTKQLRSNLKLSEGERVETAINVRTEDGITNGAAGVVKFIQLHQIQKPTGIIWVLFDHSNVGQRTRHENRHLYTQSIQHTWTPIKPVTVQFAVGKTKSARVVRKQFPLRPAAAKTVHRSQGDTETRIVVNLETKRKIPHVHYVALSRVTAIEGLYITDLCESKIHVHSDVKTEMVRLRTKASLNLCVPRLYELSSSFFKLCFLNARSLHKHIDDLRNEHNFNSADLIICSESRFSPLDDDNMYIIQGYHLFRNDNQVFNTRPYGGTAIYSRHSFAPGFPYNSNTNGIEITVVKVSTLPNVTITAIYRSPKISLTLLCQSLIQVLDNISFQYNIIIGDFNVNWMNEIERRPLYNLLVTERNYKQLISHYTTDNRTTIDHIYTNFLPHSHADTTSGTLETYFTDHKAIWLAFPYNIC, from the coding sequence ATGCATCGTAACTGCTTTCTTCTAGCACCCGATGAAACAACGCTGTCTGTTGTTCACAGAACCTTGAAGATGTTTAGAAATTCACAAAGCGACccactttggtcaaaaatagaCCCACTTCGGGCACAAATCGACCCACTTTGGTCTCAAACTCGAGGCACACTAGCACGGTTACAAAAGCAGAATACAAATAAAATGTCCTACTCATtagagaaaagcaaaaaagcagGAAGCTTACTAAGAGTTGTGAGCTCTCCAGAACAGTatgtttgtttctttaacttCAATTTTGGGCTATTTTCATATTTATTGTCTTTTAGTTACCGTTTTTACCTTCCATATTTTCTCGATCTCGCCAATTGTGTAAGTGATCAGGCAGAGTTTTGTAGTCGGGAAGGAATGCGGgcaattgtaaaaaaatatctTTATCCTGTCCACAAGAATAAATTGGATTTAAGAGATCTTTTTACCTATATTCCTTTCCCTAACCTTCTACTTTCTTCTCTATACCTTGGGTTGTTTTCAAATCTACTGTCTTTTAGTTACCGTTTTTACCTTCCATATGTTCTCGATCTTTCTAAATGTGTAAAAGTAACAGAGTTTTGCAGTCAGGAAGGAATGCGAGCAATTGCAGTTTTGCGCAACAGCAATACAAAATATGACAACTTGATTTGCCACAAATTAGTTTGCACATTTCACAAGAATAAATTGGCTtcaagaaaactgtttttatataTTCCTGTCCTAAatcttcaattttctttaaactttaCAGAAAGTGTTAAATACAAGTATCGTATGAAATTTATCGATGTTCTCGAGACTCTGTGTGACAAAAGTCAACATATGGTGAGCTTGCACTTGACAAAAGGCGATGGAGGTCGTGATGTATATGTTACATACTTGCATCAAGTAGATCTACATGAGAATAATTGGAGGAAAACAGTAAGACAAAGAGAAAGAGGTTATAAAGCGTATAAAAGTAGGAGCCGTGAACCATCtaggataaatttgaaaaagatTTTAAAGTCAATGAAGAAACGAGTGCTTCGAAGAACTCGAAAATTAACACTCAGGAATTTGTCTCCCCCTTCATCTAGACTAAGAAGCATAGCAGCTAACTATAAAACTTACTATATGATGCATAAATATAGAAACGATTGTTTCTTCAGCAAGTTTTATTGTAAGCGTCGTAATATTAAGGTAGTCTGCTTGAGTACCTCAgcgaaaaacaaagaaatcaaaaacAGTTCATTTGATAAGATTAGCTCCTCAGGACGAAAGATTTTAAAGAGATATCCAATTATTTCTTACTCaaattcctttctttttcaaagAGAGAGTAAATTACATGTCTCATTAAGGTCATCACTACTTCAAGATATATTTCGTGTAGCAAGAAGGAAACTGTTAATTTCCGGTGATATTGAACTGAATCCAGGACCCACACAATTGCCATTTGCTTTATTAACACAAAGATTAAGAACGATCGGCTTAAGGCCACTAGATGTTGGTGGTGATGGAgattgtttttttaaagctgtttCACATCAGTTGTGTGGCACTCCAGATTGTCATTTTGCAATTCGAGATGCTGGTATTCAGTATCTTAAGGAACACCCAGAAGAATTTATTGAGAGCAATGTTGCAAATTCATGGTTAGGCTATTTAAATACTATGTCCATGCAAGGAACATGGTGTGATGGTCTCATAGTGCAGGCTGTAGCAAATGCACTAGGTATAACACTACATATCATAGAATCTCatcaaaattttacagagaggACAATAATTGAACCTGCCGTGACCTTACAAGGAGAACAAAGGACTATTTACTTAGGCCACATAAATGAGGTTCATTATGTCTCTACAGTTCCAGATGTTCCAGAATTATTTAGAACACAAATAACAAACAGTTGCAGCACTAGCATACATGAATCAAAGAGTTCTTCCGCCATTGAATATCACAAAAATGATTATTTCAGGACATATATGAGAAAAAGAAGGGCCAACGAAAACGATGAGTGTAGAGAAACACGGCTATCCAAACAACGTAAATACAAACAGCAACGGcgaagtgtacaaaaaaaatccacagCCGAGGAACTTGCACAAtccaaaaacacacaaaaaagaaacgCCAATCAAAATAGTGACTGTGGAGAAAAAAGGCTATCCAAACAATGTAAATACACAAAGCAACGGCAaactgaacaaagaaaaactacagCAGAGGGACTCGCACAACCCAAAAACACACAACGGTTTATTGCTGCACAAAACAAACATACATCAGGTGCACTTCCACAATCTAAAAATTTACAGCAACCAATATTTGCAGAAAAGAATGATACAGAAGAAAGACTTCATGAAAATAAACAGTATGAAAGGTCTATTGATAATCTAATTTCCAATTTTCATACTATTGTCTCCAAAGGTCCACTTTACATCTGTACTTGTTGTGATCAATTATGGTACAAACATAGTGTTTCCCTTGCGGACAATTTTAAATTAAGTAATCCAAATGTTTCCGAATGTCTGTTGAATAAAACAAGTGTGGACAACAAAGAGTGGTTATGTAACACATgcaaaatgcatttaaaaaaaaataaagttccaCCATTTGCTGCTGTTAATGGGatgcaatttcaaactaaaCCACCATTTTTGGACTTAAATGAGTTAGAATGGAGATTACTTGCCCCACGATTAGCATTTGTAAAACTAATGCAGGCTCCAAGAGGAAATCAATTGAAAATAAATGGAAATATTGTTAATGTACCAGCAGATGTCAGTAGCACAGTCAACCTACTACCTAGGTTAGAAAATGAAACTGGAACAATTAAAGTacagttgaaaagaaaattgcaaTATAAGAGTTTTGCATTATCGTTGAATGTAAGACCGCATAAAGTGGTGCAAGCAGCCGATTGGCTTATCACTAATAGTGATCTTTACAAAGAAGAGGGAATAACTGTTAACTGTGACTGGCAATCAAATTTTGTTGAGAATATTTCGAGAACTCAAGATAAGCCACACAACAAGTCTTTAGAAAATAGTGAAAATGTGATCACATGCaattctgaaaataaaactGCAGATAATCAGTTATCATGTATAAATGAGAATAATTGGAGTGAGGATGAAGATGAAATACCAGCAGGAGTTACAGACACCATGTTAACAGCTACTGACTTTCTAGACGAAAACGAACGCGAGAATATTCTTAATGTTGCACCAGCTGAAGGCTCTACTCCTCTTAGTATTTTTAGAGACAAATTTTCTGAGGAATTAGCATACCCTGGTATATTTTTAGGTCAAAAACGAACTGAAAATGACAAACGACTTGTACCAGTTCATTATAGTGATATATGTAAATCTGAATTGCGACGTTCCGATCGAAGAGCAGCAATGTgcgttgaaaatattttttttaaagccaaaaaGTTACAAATGAAAATTCTCTTAGGTAAATCGCAGATTGCAATGCGAAAATGCAAAGGTCTCAACAGTTCTCTTACTGCTGGGCATTTAAAAAAGCAAGGAGCTTTAGAAAAATTAGTTCATCTTGATGAAGGGTTTAAATTTTTAAGAGCATTACGAGGTTCCCCGCCTTATTTTGAAACTGCTAAAAAAGATCTCTTTGCAATGATAAGACAGCTAGGCCCAGCAACtctattttgtagtttttcttctGCAGAGACACAGTGGATACACCTATTAAAAATTCTTGGTAAATTGGTGGATGGTAAAGAATATTCTGATAATGAACTTGTGAACTTAAATTGGGAACAGAAATGTAGATTAATCCAAAGCGATCCAGTAACATGTGCAAGACATTTTGATTACCAATTCAATCAGTTTTTGAGCACTTTTCTCATGAGTAATGTTTCACCGTTAGGATCAATTTCTGATTGGTTTTATAGAGTTGAATATCAGCAAAGAGGTTCACCTCATATCCACATGTTGCTATGGATAAAAAATGCACCAATATTTGGAATCGACGATGATAATGAAGTCATCTCGTTCATTGATAGCATTATTACCTGCCAAAAGCCATCTGGCAATTTAAACCTAATCACCTTAGTGAACAGGCAAATTCATCGACATTCACATTCGTgtaggaaaagaaagaaaaatgaatgtaGATTCAACTATCCACAGCCTCCTATGGAAACAACTCAGATCTTGCATCCTCTTGATAAGGACATTGAACCACACTTGCttaaaaattataaagaaatgTGGACACGTATTAAGAAAGAATTAAATGACCTAAAAGAAGGTCAAAGTATTACTTTTAATGAGCTTCTGTCTCATCTAAATGTAACGGAAGAAGATTATCTACTAGCATTGCGTTCATCACTTAATTCTCCAACTGTATTCCTAAAAAGGAAGCCAAATGAGTTAAGAATTAACAACTACAATGCACCGTGTCTCAGCGCGTGGAGAGCTAACATGGACATACAATTTATCCTTGATGTTTATGCTTGTGCAGTGTACATTGTATCCTATATATCAAAAGCACAGAAAGGTATGAGTGAATTACTTCGAAAGGCGTGTGATGAGGCTAAGAATGGAAATGCTAGCATAAAACAGCAAGTAAGAGATATAGGCAATAAATTTCTGAACAGTGTAGAAATATCAGCCCAAGAAGCAGTTTATTTAGTGCTTCAAATTCCAATGAAAAAATCATCACGACAAGTAATATTTATACCTACTGCGCCTCCCGATGAAAGAGTTGACCTATTGAAGTCTATGAATGAAATTGAAATGATGGAAGATGATTGTGAAGACATACACACCGGAGGTCTTCTCAAAAGATATACTGAAAGGCCTCATAACTTTACTAACGTGACTTTGGCAGATTGGGCAGCATGGTATGATTCATATCGAAAACCTTATAGGAAGAAAACACGAAAATTTGATGCTGATAGTCTACTACAGGAACACACTATCGATGAAAAAAATAGTGATGATGACTCTGAGAATAATAATGAAGACGCTGATAAAAGTAAGAAACGGTCAAAAGCAAGGATTATAAGAAGTGTTTGGTTTAACAAAGAGACTAACCCCGAAAAACATTACCGTGAATTAATTATGCTTTTTTCTCCATGGAGAAATGAAAAGACAGACCTCATACGGAATTGCTCTACATTTGAAGAACGCTTCTGCCTCTTAAAAGAAGAAATCTCAAAACAGATGACCCAGTATGCATTTTTCAGTCAACAACTAGATGAAATTCAAAAACATTTGAAAGATGTAGACGACAATTCCTTTGATACAATTGCACCAAACACACAGCATACAGAGCTCCAAGATCAAACTGAAGGTCTAAATGACTTGCATCCTGACTTCAATGAAACGTATGATTTATCAGAAGACATTGGCATTACTCCAAATACAGCTAATGATGATGTTCTTATATTAAATGAACTGCCTGATCAAGAATACCGACAAATGGTCCAAAAGTTAAACAAACAGCAGAAAGAGttcttttatcatattttacATCTCATTAAAACGTCTGACAAGCCATTTTACAGCTTTCTAAGTGGAGGAGCTGGCGTTGGTAAATCTTGGCTCGTTAAAGCGCTATATCAAGCAGCTCTAAAATATTATAACCATAATGCAGGAGAAGATTTCCACGACATAAAAGTGTTATTACTAGCACCAACGGGGAAGGCAAGTTACAACATAAAAGGAAACACTATACATAGTGCTTTGGCGATACCAGCAAATCAATCACTAAAAAATTACAAGCCCCTCGATTCTAGTAGACTTAATACCCTTAGGTGTAAACTCGGAAAACTTAAACTAATATTTGTGGATGAAATTTCTATGGTTGGTAACTGCATGTTTAATATTCAGATAAACTGCAGATTAAAAGATATAAAGGGCAGTAAAGATGATTTTGGAGGAGTTAGTATCATTGCAATAGGGGATTTATTTCAGCTAAAGCCAGTTATGGATGGTTATATTTTTAACGATATTGAAGATTTGCAATATGGGGTACTTCTACCAAACTTATGGAAAgagcattttaaaatgtttgagcTTCATGAAATCATGAGGCAAAGAGAGAGTAAAGCATTTGCAGAAATTTTGAACAGACTTAGAGAAGGAAATCACACAAACGATGATCTCTTAAAAGTAAAAGATAGACTTATTACACCAAATAGCTCAACATACCCCTCAGATGCACCTCACTTATTTATACAgaacaaaaaagttaatgagtTCAACGAAAAAGTTCACAATGCGTCTTTAAACAAAAAGTTTAATGTCAAAGCACAGGACAGTGTAGTTGGAGCAAATTCTTTAGAACTAAGGAGGAAGATAATGAACCAAATACCTAACGATCCAAGAAAAACTAAACAGCTAAGATCAAATCTTAAACTGAGTGAAGGTGAAAGAGTAGAAACAGCCATAAATGTACGGACAGAAGATGGCATTACAAATGGTGCAGCTGGAGTGGTTAAATTCATTCAGCTACATCAAATACAAAAACCAACTGGAATAATTTGGGTATTATTTGACCACAGCAATGTAGGGCAAAGAACAAGACACGAAAATAGGCATCTATATACGCAATCAATTCAACACACTTGGACTCCAATAAAACCTGTGACTGTGCAGTTTGCTGTTGGCAAAACCAAAAGTGCTCGAGTTGTTCGAAAGCAATTTCCTTTACGGCCAGCTGCTGCTAAAACTGTACATCGATCTCAGGGGGATACTGAAACAAGAATAGTTGTAAATTtggaaacaaaaaggaaaatacctCATGTACATTATGTTGCGTTAAGTCGAGTAACAGCTATTGAAGGATTGTACATTACGGACCTATGTGAGAGCAAAATTCACGTTCATTCGGATGTTAAAACTGAAATGGTCAGATTACGAACAAAGGCCTCCCTTAACCTTTGTGTTCCTCGCCTTTATGAACTTAGttcatcttttttcaaattatgtTTTCTAAATGCAAGATCACTTCATAAACATATTGACGATTTACGCAACGAACACAATTTCAACAGTGCCGATTTAATTATCTGCTCAGAGTCTAGGTTCAGTCCACTTGATGATGATAACATGTACATCATACAAGGATATCATTTGTTTCGAAATGATAACCAGGTTTTTAACACAAGACCCTATGGTGGTACTGCAATTTATAGTCGACACTCTTTTGCACCTGGCTTCCCCTACAATTCCAATACAAATGGCATTGAGATAACAGTTGTAAAAGTATCTACCCTGCCAAATGTAACAATAACAGCAATCTACCGTTCACCAAAAATTTCTCTCACACTTTTATGCCAGTCACTTATTCAAGTATTGGACAACATTTCCTTCCAATACAATATTATCATTGGAGATTTTAATGTTAACTGGATGAATGAAATTGAAAGAAGACCTCTCTATAACCTTCTTGTGACAGAAAGAAATTATAAACAACTGATTTCACATTATACAACTGATAACAGAACAACAATTGACCACATATACACAAATTTCCTACCACATTCACATGCTGATACCACTTCAGGAACATTAGAAACATATTTCACTGATCATAAAGCCATCTGGTTAGCCTTCCCATATAATATTTGTTAA
- the LOC140924839 gene encoding uncharacterized protein has translation MAESSKRKDSDVGYVHSLSPIKKARSGKLYYNFDLQTSPTKFTRVVGFDKNSHAQALHFQVTKSPAKIVNINEKEDTIFVNQTSSIVQASSSDVNFLSTAPSTKQGEAKETISSATDITLNEIQTLTRNQKVNVQGHLTLGQNPNKEVIKRNGEKGYVKEDCVIEDRTGSATIHIWDNLLTQLESGNTYSFQNLSVKNYSGMTLLGTTPTTTFQKADLQLTEVKGPQLLSNTEKEIVIQEFKFVDKVNVFMTCQIKSCKKKMPHAVGSTVLKCTSCGTSQKVKAAQNGMSARLCAEIDGKDCWLTALTDVMEGLLSKISLTRDSNTDQIAERLLQIENIKIKINTRSNHIIELL, from the exons ATGGCTGAGAGTTCAAAGCGAAAAG ATAGTGACGTTGGTTACGTTCACTCATTATCGCCCATTAAAAAAGCAAGGTCTGGAAAATTGTACTACAATTTTGACCTTCAAACATCACCAACTAAATTCACAAGAGTGGTTGGATTTGACAAGAATTCACATGCTCAAGCATTGCATTTCCAAGTTACAAAAAGTCCAGCTAAAATTGTCAATATTAATGAAAAAGAAGATACAATCTTTGTCAACCAAACAAGCTCAATTGTCCAAGCTAGCAGCAGTGATGTCAACTTTCTGTCCACAGCTCCATCGACAAAGCAAGGGGAGGCCAAGGAAACAATCTCCAGTGCGACAGATATAACACTGAATGAAATCCAAACTCTGACAAGAAATCAAAAGGTTAATGTACAAGGCCACCTAACACTTGGTCAAAATCCTAACAAAGAAGTAATTAAACGCAATGGCGAAAAGGGATACGTAAAAGAAGACTGTGTGATTGAAGATCGCACCGGTTCTGCCACTATACACATCTGGGATAACTTGCTAACCCAACTAGAGAGTGGAAACACTTACAGCTTCCAAAATCTTAGCGTGAAGAATTATTCAGGAATGACATTACTGGGTACCACACCAACAACAACATTCCAAAAAGCAGACCTCCAACTAACTGAAGTGAAAGGCCCACAGCTTCTTTCAAATACTGAGAAGGAAATTGTTATCCAAGAATTTAAATTTGTTGACAAAGTAAATGTCTTCATGACATGCCAAATAAagtcttgcaagaaaaaaatgccGCATGCAGTGGGTTCAACTGTTCTCAAATGCACTTCATGTGGAACAAGTCAAAAAGTTAAAGCCGCACAAAACGGAATGTCTGCACGCCTTTGCGCCGAAATAGACGGAAAAGATTGCTGGCTTACTGCTCTGACAGATGTCATGGAAGGCTTATTGTCCAAAATAAGCCTTACCAGAGATTCCAACACAGATCAAATAGCAGAAAGATTACTTCaaattgaaaatattaaaataaaaattaatacacGGTCCAATCACATAATCGAACTTCTATAG